In Prescottella soli, a genomic segment contains:
- the pepN gene encoding aminopeptidase N gives MSIANLTRAETAARSAAVTVRSYRVELDVSAAPDASEAGFLTTTTVEFDATGGDTWLDFIGLEIRSVIVNGQFVDVEYDGARIALHGLRRSNTVVVSAVGQYSRSGEGLHRFRDPVDGQTYLYTQYEPSDARRVFACFEQPDMKAPFTFAVTAPTGWEVTSNRPAAVVEDDGERQAVEFSPTLPIATYITAIVAGPYHRVESVWSRGDLEVPLGVLCRASLAQYLDADTIFEVTKQGLDFFAEHFDYPYPWGKYDQVFVPEYNLGAMENPGCVTFTEAYVFRGAATAAQYEARANTILHEMAHMWFGDLVTMVWWDDLWLKESFADFMGALASAEATEWTDAWVAFANRRKAWAYSQDQLPTTHPIVADIVDLEAAKLNFDGITYAKGASVLKQLVAYVGRDAFFEGARRYFREHAFGNTTLADLLTELSAASGRDLAAWARAWLQTSGVSTLTLDGGGVDGYEIVQTDPRPHRLAVGLYDVDDAGDLVRRDRVELDVVAERTPIELPDAALRLLNDGDLTYAKVRLDAGSLETVQRSLDRVVDPLTRGLIWSALWNATRDGELAPERYLTMARAFAPSEPNMALLTAVLANASFAIGHYLPTEARDRWRREWLETCWTAMQEAESGSGGQLAWARAAAAAAVVDDRHAADIRAILDGGRPGPDGLRLDPDLRWALWTSLSATGHADTETLDVELARDDTASGRTAQLRALAARPDPEVKARAWASALEDTALSNDHLDAVIAGFRAGERRDLIAGYDDAYFAAIRGVWAQRSIEIARRIVLGLFPASDSVDSVDSWLAANVDAPGALRRLVLEQRDHLARDLRVRRASC, from the coding sequence GTGAGTATCGCGAACCTGACCCGTGCCGAGACCGCTGCGCGATCCGCGGCGGTGACCGTCCGCTCCTACCGCGTCGAACTCGACGTGTCTGCCGCGCCGGACGCCTCCGAGGCCGGATTCCTGACCACGACGACGGTCGAGTTCGACGCCACCGGTGGGGACACCTGGCTGGACTTCATCGGCCTCGAGATCCGTTCGGTGATCGTGAACGGGCAGTTCGTGGACGTCGAGTACGACGGCGCCCGGATCGCACTGCACGGGCTGCGGCGGTCGAACACCGTCGTGGTCAGCGCGGTCGGCCAGTACAGCCGCTCCGGCGAGGGCCTGCACCGTTTCCGCGACCCGGTCGACGGCCAGACGTATCTCTACACGCAGTACGAGCCGTCGGACGCACGTCGGGTGTTCGCGTGCTTCGAGCAGCCGGACATGAAGGCGCCGTTCACGTTCGCGGTCACCGCGCCCACCGGGTGGGAGGTGACGTCGAACCGCCCCGCCGCGGTGGTCGAGGACGACGGCGAGCGCCAGGCGGTGGAATTCTCCCCCACCCTGCCGATCGCCACGTACATCACCGCGATCGTCGCCGGCCCGTACCACCGCGTCGAATCCGTCTGGAGCCGCGGCGATCTCGAGGTTCCGTTGGGTGTGCTGTGCCGGGCGTCGCTCGCGCAGTACCTGGACGCCGACACGATCTTCGAGGTCACGAAACAGGGTCTCGACTTCTTCGCCGAGCACTTCGACTACCCGTATCCGTGGGGCAAGTACGACCAGGTGTTCGTGCCCGAGTACAACCTCGGCGCGATGGAGAACCCAGGGTGCGTCACCTTCACCGAGGCGTACGTCTTCCGCGGTGCCGCCACGGCCGCGCAGTACGAGGCACGGGCCAACACGATCCTCCACGAGATGGCGCACATGTGGTTCGGCGATCTCGTGACGATGGTGTGGTGGGACGACCTGTGGCTCAAGGAGTCGTTCGCCGACTTCATGGGCGCGCTCGCGAGCGCCGAGGCCACCGAATGGACCGACGCGTGGGTCGCGTTCGCGAATCGCCGTAAGGCGTGGGCATATTCGCAGGACCAGTTGCCGACGACGCACCCGATCGTCGCCGACATCGTCGACCTCGAGGCGGCCAAGCTCAACTTCGACGGCATCACGTACGCGAAGGGCGCCAGCGTCCTCAAGCAGTTGGTGGCCTACGTGGGACGCGACGCGTTCTTCGAGGGCGCACGCCGCTACTTCCGCGAGCACGCCTTCGGCAACACCACGCTCGCCGACCTGCTGACCGAACTGTCGGCGGCCTCCGGTCGCGATCTGGCCGCCTGGGCGCGCGCGTGGCTGCAGACCAGCGGGGTCTCCACGCTGACCCTCGACGGTGGTGGGGTCGACGGTTACGAGATCGTGCAGACCGATCCGCGCCCGCACCGACTGGCGGTCGGCCTCTACGACGTCGACGACGCCGGCGATCTGGTCCGGCGCGACCGGGTGGAGTTGGATGTGGTCGCCGAGCGCACACCGATCGAACTGCCCGACGCGGCCCTGCGCCTGCTCAACGACGGCGACCTCACCTACGCGAAGGTCCGACTGGACGCCGGATCGCTCGAGACGGTTCAGCGCTCGCTGGACCGGGTCGTCGACCCGCTGACCAGGGGCCTCATCTGGTCGGCGCTGTGGAACGCCACCCGCGACGGCGAACTCGCCCCCGAGCGCTACCTGACGATGGCGCGCGCATTCGCGCCGTCCGAGCCGAACATGGCGCTGCTGACCGCGGTCCTGGCGAACGCGTCGTTCGCGATCGGCCACTACCTGCCCACCGAGGCGCGGGACCGCTGGCGGCGCGAGTGGCTCGAAACCTGCTGGACGGCAATGCAGGAAGCCGAATCGGGCTCGGGTGGACAGCTGGCATGGGCCCGTGCGGCTGCGGCCGCAGCAGTTGTCGACGACCGCCACGCGGCCGACATCCGTGCGATCCTCGACGGCGGCCGGCCGGGCCCGGACGGGCTCCGGTTGGATCCGGACCTGCGCTGGGCGCTGTGGACGTCGCTGTCCGCGACCGGGCATGCCGACACGGAGACGCTGGACGTCGAACTGGCGCGCGACGACACCGCGTCCGGGCGGACTGCCCAACTGCGTGCGCTCGCCGCCCGCCCGGACCCGGAGGTCAAGGCGCGGGCCTGGGCGTCGGCGCTCGAGGACACGGCGCTGAGCAACGACCACCTCGACGCCGTCATCGCCGGATTCCGGGCGGGCGAGCGCCGCGACCTGATCGCTGGCTACGACGACGCCTACTTCGCGGCGATCCGCGGAGTGTGGGCGCAGCGGAGCATCGAGATCGCCCGCCGGATCGTCCTCGGGCTCTTCCCGGCGTCCGATTCGGTCGATTCGGTGGATTCGTGGCTTGCCGCGAACGTCGATGCGCCGGGTGCACTGCGTCGACTCGTGCTCGAGCAGCGCGACCATCTGGCGCGCGATCTCCGGGTTCGCAGGGCCTCTTGTTAA
- a CDS encoding DNA-binding protein — protein sequence MSDDQFTPPNPSRERAHREYAGLFRIAERHGATAEQRARQSHPEMLDPLGAIRIVAAIAGGVHTPDPGEPEIDDADVTAALGLIPKARAEMDQLEALLLGIARQRGMTWQEIAFGLGLGSTQAARQRYDRLVKRT from the coding sequence ATGTCCGACGACCAGTTCACACCGCCGAACCCGAGCCGCGAGCGCGCGCACCGCGAGTACGCCGGCCTGTTCCGGATCGCGGAACGTCACGGCGCCACGGCCGAGCAGCGCGCCCGGCAGTCCCACCCCGAGATGCTCGATCCGCTGGGCGCGATCCGCATCGTGGCCGCGATCGCCGGTGGCGTCCACACCCCGGACCCCGGAGAGCCGGAGATCGACGACGCCGACGTCACCGCCGCGCTCGGGCTGATCCCGAAGGCCCGCGCCGAGATGGACCAATTGGAGGCACTTCTCCTGGGCATCGCGCGGCAACGCGGAATGACCTGGCAGGAAATCGCTTTCGGCCTGGGACTGGGGAGCACCCAGGCGGCACGGCAGCGATACGACAGGCTGGTCAAGCGCACCTGA
- a CDS encoding ABC transporter substrate-binding protein has product MAPTLSRRTMLTMSFATIAGLAVAGCSSNDSSQGDRTAGAADHAEPGAYPVTIDHKFGSTTITQAPRRIAAVGIGDADVLLALGLTPVLVPVWTGSTDDGIGVWAEPSLHGDDPAALANATTEFDIETIVASAPDLIIAVNNAIDEDTYRKLSAVAPTVLHAADQTDWVLPWEEVTTRIGAAVGLPAQAEREVQDVQDRITKARNDNPQFRGKTAVLVAARNDGTLRAFAPDAARAQLLTQLGFEPPQALKDRFGGKLNFEVSAENYSLLDADLMLFDNYEKVRATLEGTPAFTNLDVVRTGGLIGLDPIVSDAVSMPNPLTIPFVLDEFVALINAAERARQS; this is encoded by the coding sequence ATGGCACCCACGTTGAGCCGTCGCACCATGCTGACGATGAGCTTCGCGACCATCGCGGGACTGGCCGTCGCAGGCTGCAGCAGTAACGACTCGTCACAGGGTGACCGCACCGCCGGTGCCGCCGATCACGCGGAGCCGGGTGCCTACCCAGTCACGATCGACCACAAGTTCGGTTCCACGACCATCACCCAGGCACCGCGGCGGATCGCGGCCGTCGGTATCGGCGATGCCGACGTCCTGCTCGCCCTCGGCCTGACGCCCGTCCTCGTCCCCGTGTGGACCGGTTCCACCGACGACGGCATCGGTGTGTGGGCCGAACCCAGCCTGCACGGCGACGATCCGGCGGCCTTGGCCAACGCGACCACGGAGTTCGACATCGAGACGATCGTGGCGTCGGCTCCGGATCTGATCATCGCGGTCAACAATGCGATCGACGAGGACACCTACCGGAAGCTCAGCGCGGTCGCTCCCACCGTCCTGCACGCGGCGGACCAGACCGACTGGGTGCTGCCGTGGGAGGAAGTGACCACGCGCATCGGTGCGGCCGTGGGCCTTCCGGCGCAGGCGGAGCGCGAGGTGCAGGACGTCCAGGATCGCATCACGAAGGCGCGCAACGACAATCCACAGTTCAGGGGAAAGACGGCTGTGCTCGTCGCCGCCCGCAACGACGGAACGCTGCGGGCGTTCGCGCCGGATGCCGCGCGCGCCCAGTTGCTGACCCAGTTGGGCTTCGAACCGCCGCAGGCCCTGAAGGATCGTTTCGGCGGCAAGCTCAACTTCGAGGTGTCGGCCGAGAACTACAGCCTGCTCGATGCCGATCTGATGCTGTTCGACAACTACGAGAAGGTTCGTGCCACGCTCGAGGGAACGCCGGCGTTCACGAATCTCGACGTGGTCCGCACCGGTGGTCTCATCGGCCTCGACCCGATCGTGAGTGATGCGGTTTCGATGCCGAACCCGCTGACGATCCCGTTCGTGCTCGACGAGTTCGTCGCCCTGATCAACGCGGCGGAGCGCGCACGGCAGTCCTGA
- a CDS encoding SRPBCC family protein → MSGLFEGTTVVDRPIDEVFQFLAVGVNDPKFSPRVQKIVQKTPGPPGVGTVFASTVKDAGMTTEREFEITEFDAPRRIRWAERSKNMVTAVEGGYDLESSGNGTKLTIFNVLEGHGIGKLVAPLALRAARKDAPAFALRIKSAIEA, encoded by the coding sequence ATGTCAGGACTTTTCGAAGGCACGACAGTGGTCGATCGTCCCATCGACGAGGTGTTCCAGTTCCTCGCGGTCGGCGTCAACGATCCGAAGTTCAGCCCGCGGGTGCAGAAGATCGTGCAGAAGACACCCGGGCCGCCCGGCGTCGGAACCGTCTTCGCCAGCACCGTCAAGGACGCGGGGATGACCACCGAGCGTGAGTTCGAGATCACCGAGTTCGACGCGCCGCGACGCATCCGGTGGGCCGAACGGTCCAAGAACATGGTGACGGCGGTCGAGGGCGGCTACGACCTGGAGTCGTCCGGCAACGGCACGAAGTTGACGATCTTCAACGTGCTGGAGGGGCACGGGATCGGCAAGCTCGTCGCGCCGCTCGCGCTGCGTGCCGCACGAAAGGATGCTCCCGCGTTCGCGTTACGGATCAAGTCGGCGATCGAAGCCTGA